The window GGGTACGCCGGCAACGAGCAGGTTCACGCACCACGCGAGCGCCGCGTTGAACAGGGCGAGGGAGATCCAGTAGAAGACCCGCACGGTCCTCGCCGGACCGCTCAGCTCCCCCAGCAGCAGGAGGCGCCGCAGTGTGACCGGCCCGGTCCGGTGGCGGTTGCCCGTGTCCGCCTTGGCCCGGAGCACCGACGCGTAGCACTCGTCCAGCCAGCGCCCCGGGTCCGGGTCCGCGGGCGGGGAGTCGGTCGGCGCCAGCTGCTTGGCCTGGATCCAGCCGTTGAGGAACTGGATCTCCAGCTGCGCCTTCTCCAGGCGCCTGCGGTAGTGGTGGTCGGAACTGCGCGCCTCGCGGCGGTCCCGGACGAGGAGGCTGATGCCGCCCACCACGCCGGTGACCACGGGCACAAGGAAGGGCGCGAACGGTACGAGGGTGTCCACTACAGCCACCGGGCGCGCCTCCTTGCTCGCCTCCAGCGTCGCACCGCCGCGGCGTCCGGCACCGCCCGGAAGGGCCGATCGGGTGGCCCCGTGCCGGATCAGGGCGTCGGCAGCCAGCCCACCTTGCCCGCGAGCAGGGCGTATCCGCCGAAGGCCACGATGTCGAGGAGCGCGTGCGCGACGACGAGCGGTGCCACCCGGCCCCAGCGCCGGTAGGCGAGGACGAAGACGACGCCCATCACCATGTTGCCGACGAACCCGCCGATGCCCTGGTAGAGGTGGTACGAGCCGCGCAGCACCGAGCTGGCCGCCAGGGCGGCGAGCGGGGACCAGCCCAGCCGGTCGAGCCGGCGCAGCAGGTAGGCCAGCACGATGATCTCCTCCACCAGCGCGTTCTGCAGCGCGGAGAGGATCAGTACGGGGAACTTCCACCACACGTCGGGCAGCGCCTCCGGCACCACCGTGAGATTGAATCCGGTGGCCAGGGCGCCCAGGTAGAAGGCCAGCCCGGCGCTGCCGATCCCGGCCGCGACGAGGGCGCCGCGGCCCAGGTCCCACCAGGGCCGGCTGCGGTCGAAGCCCAGCACCCGCAGGCCGGGAGCGCCCTCGCGGGTCAGGAGGTGCGCCACGAGCAGTACGGGCACCAGGGCGCTCGCGATGCCGAACAGCTGCCAGGCCAGGTCCAGCCAGGGCCGGCCGGGCGCGTAGGAGCCGTTGAGGGTGGCAGCCTGGTCCTTGAGGCCACCCGGTTTGGTGAGCGAGCCGATGAAGCTGATCAGCGCCGAGACCCCGCTCGCGCCCAGCGACAGCGCGAGGACGAGCAGCGTCTCGGTGCGAAAGAGACTCCGCCGCCCGTCCTCGCCCAGTTCCACGAACACCGGCTCCGGCTCCGCCCGCACGCCCGACTCCGTCCTGCCATGCCGTTGTGACCACCCCATACTGCCTCCTCGGCGGGCCGGGAGGATCACTGCGGGGTCAGCACGGGGATCACCGGACGGTGTCGGGCGCGCGGCCGGTCAGCGGGCGACGGGCACCGAGGCGGTCACCTCCTCCGTCAGCCCGACCGGCCAGGTGTGCACGGGGTCGCCCTTGTGCATCAGCTCGCTGTACCTCCGGGTCGTCGCGGCCAGTGCCTCGTCCCGCTCCAGCCCGGAGGCCAGCGCCCGGTGGTAGGTGTCCACCTGCCAGGTCGCCCCGTTCACCCGGCGCCGGCAGCGCTCCTCGATGATGCCGAGGTAGTGGTCCCGGTCCGCGGGTTCGATGCCCCAGGCGTCCAGCCCCGCCGCCGCCATCGGCAGCAGCTCGTCCAGGACCAGCCGTACGGCGGGCACGCTGGCCAGCCCCCCGGCCCGGCCGCGGCGCGGCCACCGCAGCCGCGCGTCGATCCCGTACCGGCAGGCCGCGTCGAAGTTCGCCTCCGCCTCGGCGAAGGGCAGCCGGGTCCACACCGGGCGCGGTTCGTCCGCGAGGGTGCGTACGAGCCCGTAGTAGAAGGCGGCGTTGGCGACGACATCGGCGACCGTCGGTCCGGCCGGCAGCACCCGGTTCTCCACGCGCAGGTGCGGCACCCCGTCGGCGACCCCGTACACCGGCCGGTTCCACCGGTAGACGGTGCCGTTGTGCAGGACCAGCTCCTGCAGAGCGGGCACCCCGCCCTCGGCGAGCACCCGCAGCGGCTCCTCCTCGTCGCATATCGGCAGCAGCGCCGGGAAGTAGCGGACGTTCTCGGCGAAGAGCTCGTACGCCGAGTCCACCCACCGCTCCCCGAACCAGGTGCGCGGCCGCACGCCCTGTGCCTGCAGCTCGGGCGGGCGGGTGTCGGTGGCCTGGGTGAACAGCGGAGGCCGCGACTCCCGCCACAGCTCACGCCCGAACAGGAAGGGCGAGTTGGCGCCGACGGCTATCTGTGCGGCGGCCACCACCTGAGCCGCGTTCCACACCGCCGAGAACCGGGCCGGGGTCACCTGCAGATGCAGCTGTACGGAGGTGCAGGCGGCCTCCGGCACGATCGACCCGGAGGTCCAGATCAGCCGTTCGACGCCGTCGATGTCGAGCGTGAAGTCCTCCCCGCGCATCATCAGGATCTGCTCGTTGAGCAGCGAGTAGCGGTCCACCGCCGAGAGGTTCGCGGTGACCAGGTCCGCACGCGAGATCGTCGGCAGAATGCCGATCATCACCACGCCGGCGTCGATCTCCGCGGCCTGCCTGTGGGCATAGCCGAGCCCGGCGCTGAGTTCCTCGGCGAGCTGGTCGAATACCCGGCCGCCGAGCCGGTGCGGAAGGACGTTCACCTCCAGATTGAACATTCCCAGTTCGGTCTGGAAATCAGGGCTCGCAATCCGCTCCAGCACCTGGGCATTCACCATTCTCGGCAGCCCGTCGGAACCCGCGAGATTCAGCTCGATCTCCAGTCCCATCATGTTCTTCGGACGATCGAACCTCTTCTCTGCCAGGAGTCGCTCCAGCCCCTCCAGGCACTCGTGAAGCTTCCTTCGATACCGCTGCCGATCGGACAGGTCGAATCCGCCCGCCACGACCTTCTCCCCCATCGAAGCGTCCCTCCTCGAGTGGGCCCGGCCCGGGGCATCCAGGCGCGCTGTACGGTCGATGATGCCCCGGCAGCATGATCCATAACGCGCTGGGGGCGTGCGTGGCGAGGAGCGCGCGCCGGTTTGGCCGAACGGCGCTTCGGCACATTCACCTGGCAAGTCGCTTCGTGCAAATTCCCCTTCGACTTTGCCTTGTTCGGATAACCGACGCTTTCCAGCCGAGCCCCCGTCCGGTAACCTCCGAGGTCAGCGCGACATGTTCGCGCGCATCCGGCATGAATGCCATGTCAGCGGGTCCGGTAAGCGCCTTGTCGGCAATAGGCGGGACAGCTAGCCGAAACACTGCGTGAACACATGTCGTATAAACTCCGCAAACGAGGCAGAGAGTTGGCGCGCGGCCATTGCCCCTCGGCCCCCCTCTGACCCCAGAATGCGAGTCCGCACCTGCCCCCGTTCCACCGGTCTCCCAAGTGAGAGGCGACCCACCATGCCGCTGCATGTCCCTCCGGCTCCCGCGCCCGCCCTGCGCAGCGTCCTCGCGGCACTCGGTTCCCCCACCGCCGTCCACGAGGCGCATACCCCGGCCCTGCGCGCGGTCCAGGGGCCGCTGACCGCCGAACTCCCCCTCCCGGTCCACGTCCTCGACCGGCTGGGCATGTCCAACCTCGCGGCCGGCGGCAGGCCGCCCCGTACGCGGCTCATCGGCTGGCGGTTCCTGATCCGCAGCGGGGACCGCCACATCGCCGCCGCCGACACCCGGCTGACCGCCGACGGCTGGGTCTTCTCGCACTTCTTCGAGGGGCCCTACGTCGCGGCAACCGAACGCGCCCTGCGCCAGGCGGAGTCCCTCACCACGGGCTACCAGCCGCGGCTGCTGTCGGTGCCGGAGCTCTACATGCTGACCCTGTGGCTGCACGGCGCCGTCGGCGCCGACGCGGCCGCCGGTCTCCCGGCCGGCGAGGACCTGCTGGTGCCGCTCGCACCGGCTCCGCCCGGCATCGCCCCGTACCGCCCGCATCCCGTCTCCGAGCTGCTGCCCGTGCTGACCCGCCGGCTGACCCCGGCCCCGGCGTCCGCCCCTCCGACGCTGGCCGCGCCCGCCGCCTGACCCGAATCACCCATTCGGCCTAGTCCGCCCGGGCCACTTGCGAACCATCCGAAATGACAGGGGAGTTGGCCTGAACCGCCCGCACGAGTGATGCGTCATCAATCTGTGAGGACAGCTGCCGGGAAATCCCTGCGAAGCGGCTGTCATGGGGGAACACTGATGACACGCTCCCCGCGGGTGCGGGGATGACCCAGGGGGACGGCCATGAACCACGCATCGAGCCGTAGCACGCAGACCACACCGCAGCGAAAGAACGCATCCATGTGCCAGCACCAGCCAGCCTGCCCGTCAGCCGAATCCGCCGACCGGGAGGCCGCGCGCCCGGTGGCCAACCACCCGGAGCAGGGCTGGAGCCTGCTGTGCAATGGCGTCCTGCTCTTCGAGGACACCGGTGAACTCCTGCCGGACGGCCAGATCATCGCCCCGCACCGGCCGCTCGCCGCGGCGTAAGGCGATACGGCCCGCCGACGGGCCGACCGGCCTGAGAAACGACGAAGGGGCCGGTCCGGGAGACTCTCCCGGACCGGCCCCTCACTCATGTCAGGCGTCGTACTCGTCCAGCGGCGGGCAGGAGCACACCAGGTTGCGGTCGCCGAACGCACCGTCGATGCGGCGCACCGGCGGCCAGTACTTCTCGGCGGCGGTGACCCCGCCCGGGAAGACGGCCTCGTCCCGGGTGTACGGGTGGTTCCACTCGCCGCCCAGCGCCGCCGCGGTGTG is drawn from Streptomyces sp. NBC_01232 and contains these coding sequences:
- a CDS encoding CPBP family intramembrane glutamic endopeptidase; its protein translation is MGWSQRHGRTESGVRAEPEPVFVELGEDGRRSLFRTETLLVLALSLGASGVSALISFIGSLTKPGGLKDQAATLNGSYAPGRPWLDLAWQLFGIASALVPVLLVAHLLTREGAPGLRVLGFDRSRPWWDLGRGALVAAGIGSAGLAFYLGALATGFNLTVVPEALPDVWWKFPVLILSALQNALVEEIIVLAYLLRRLDRLGWSPLAALAASSVLRGSYHLYQGIGGFVGNMVMGVVFVLAYRRWGRVAPLVVAHALLDIVAFGGYALLAGKVGWLPTP
- a CDS encoding glutamate-cysteine ligase family protein, with the protein product MGEKVVAGGFDLSDRQRYRRKLHECLEGLERLLAEKRFDRPKNMMGLEIELNLAGSDGLPRMVNAQVLERIASPDFQTELGMFNLEVNVLPHRLGGRVFDQLAEELSAGLGYAHRQAAEIDAGVVMIGILPTISRADLVTANLSAVDRYSLLNEQILMMRGEDFTLDIDGVERLIWTSGSIVPEAACTSVQLHLQVTPARFSAVWNAAQVVAAAQIAVGANSPFLFGRELWRESRPPLFTQATDTRPPELQAQGVRPRTWFGERWVDSAYELFAENVRYFPALLPICDEEEPLRVLAEGGVPALQELVLHNGTVYRWNRPVYGVADGVPHLRVENRVLPAGPTVADVVANAAFYYGLVRTLADEPRPVWTRLPFAEAEANFDAACRYGIDARLRWPRRGRAGGLASVPAVRLVLDELLPMAAAGLDAWGIEPADRDHYLGIIEERCRRRVNGATWQVDTYHRALASGLERDEALAATTRRYSELMHKGDPVHTWPVGLTEEVTASVPVAR
- a CDS encoding DUF5999 family protein, whose translation is MCQHQPACPSAESADREAARPVANHPEQGWSLLCNGVLLFEDTGELLPDGQIIAPHRPLAAA